One stretch of Streptomyces peucetius DNA includes these proteins:
- a CDS encoding polymorphic toxin-type HINT domain-containing protein encodes MTIALTGSTVQAVPLTQDQAGRGRPGVQDFGDPVQGVDAKAKSRPPDPARKAAVTALDKPVWPAGGSAELSVAASPPKTGTKVGGLPVSVSAVKSKPSKAARTGAAAAPSAPAKVNVDVLPSRRAADLGAGALLRVERADDRAENAAVRLSVDYSAFAEGYGGSYASRLHLVQLPACATVATPGSKACPELPKPLPTVNDVEDRTVSATVVAAPAPEPGPSTMAVEGAQLVALAAGPSSAQGTYKATPLSPSASWSVANSSGGFSWSYPMRTVPTPGGQSPSIGLGYSSQSADGRTSVTNNQGSWVGEGFSYDPGYIERRYKPCSDDGHSTSGEQCWAFDNASIMLNGSSSELIKDDKTGEWKFSSDDGTKVEKATGATHNGDNDGEHWKVTTSDGTEYWFGLNRLPGWTSGKETTGSTWTVPVFGDDSGEPCYNATFTSAHCKQAWRWSLDYVKDTHGNVMSYFYAPETNHYALNGKTDVNGTAYHRGGYLKRVDYGQRDGAVYAAKAPARVVFEVAERCLPTADFDCAEAKRTEANASHWPDTPVDQECKANTKCTVGQTFWTTKRLTGITTQMRKSATEYQDVDAWTLTHLFTDNGDDSKTLWLTKINHEGRVGTTAKLPTLELSGEQLANRVDAVGDNIAPFHRYRLASVLSETGAQLDINYAPTECTKDALPKPGESTKRCYPVKWAPPGTIEPITDWFHKYVVAEIVETDRTGGSDSLVTRYNYNGDAAWRKAKPDGITEDKYLTWGGWQGYGKVTVTSGSADKQTSRIDYTYLQGMDGDKNASGGTRSVQVTDSTGVTYTDSEEFTGHQLEAHTYDGTKLVSKVINEPWKHNTATQTRTWGTSHSVIVRSDVERGYSLLSNGDWRETKSTTKYDTANGTGRAVEVEDLGDVSTAVDDTCTRTWYADNAAANILSLPSRSEAVGVKCSVTPDRKTQVHADERTSYDGKAFGEAPIKGDATRTERLTAHNGTTGTYQVTGTTTYDAFGRPLSQTDASGAVTRTAYTDVNGLISQTKNTNALGHVTTTDYAPAWGMSAGQTDPNGKRTDLAYDALGRLTSVWLPDRAKTQTPSIKYSYNVRRDKVTAVKTEKIENGGSYGAEYQLYDSLLRPRQLQTEGPGGTRMVADAFYDGTGKVKKTHLTYNAANPPSDELLEVHNGEVGQQSLMEYDGLGRPTAQIVAVSGVEQWRTTTTYNGERTTVDPPTGGVPTTTITDFAGNTKEIWYYRGDSPNGLSGYDVTNYTYTPKNQLKTVTDAKGNQWRYEYDLLGRKTKSIDPDAGTSTTVYDALDRPVTATDSRGKKISTVYDKLGRTLSTWQGEPTTGTRLTETRYDKAGLLGHAWADISYISPTESFGTVIMTWDDFYRPLKTNYVVPASQGALAGSYTFTSVYNSDGTLQSTGLPAAGGLPAEVLVNGYDELQRPTTLTGSTPYVTNTIYSNQSHLQQLELSTGSGKKVWQTFDYETGTDRLKRVVVDVYGAAAPAKEAHYSYDQAGNVLSIADTSNAASPDVQCFGYDSRQRLAEAWSPASTVADASGSGSIGSAAPVAGKGPTACQAAPGANPLGGPAPYWKSYVTDAIGNRTSETVHDASLDPTKNITRTYSYGGAGTLGDGPHQLTKVVENTPTGDRQSTYEYDNTGNTTKRTIGGDAQVLEWTDTGKLAKATEADGSETTYLYDSGGNRVQRKDPTGTTVYLPGMELKLSADGTKEEATRYYSHAGQTVAVRTNDGKVSFIASDHHGTGEVAIDAATGSISQRRFDPFGVERGEATGTWPGEKGYVGGTMDKSTGLTHLGAREYDAVIGRFISVDPIIEHTQPQQINGYNYANNSPVTHADPSGMIIPECLEGRIECSGGQPVRPGSIDDADKDVDDAEDELAGAQGQQTAAKQRIKAAGKALVQIARDLLGVDAALDCVSSGDMGACGETLLNIAGSFAGGIAGKILAKYGAPWNWAKGAKLAKRVVGLVGDLIGGVKDLWAANKAVSKAQDGLAKAKDALAAAKAKAAAALKKGKCHSFLPGTEVLLADGTTKPIEDVALGDKVTVTDPETGETTIREVAGTIVTEDDKHFVDLTITGASGIPEALIATTTHPFWVVSKGEWIEAGDLLRGMTLRTPAGDIVEVTDTRHFDQRQRTHDLTITGIHTYYVLAGATPVLVHNCGGALEGAQGVADASASIRPSAARPAVAEAIQLPSGRVIASASVRGATVRIHPAVQAVLNTVAPGARGVGHGQCGMAVCLSQALFSGESPMGADAAAVLIRGDVGHPKHGFPVGPCNSCKALSEHFNLNFLTGD; translated from the coding sequence GTGACCATCGCCTTGACCGGCAGTACGGTCCAGGCCGTCCCCCTCACACAGGATCAAGCAGGCCGGGGTAGACCCGGCGTCCAGGACTTCGGCGACCCGGTGCAGGGCGTCGACGCCAAGGCCAAGTCACGCCCGCCCGACCCGGCCAGGAAGGCCGCCGTCACCGCACTCGACAAGCCGGTCTGGCCTGCCGGCGGCAGCGCCGAACTGTCCGTGGCGGCCTCCCCGCCGAAGACCGGGACCAAGGTCGGCGGCCTGCCCGTCTCGGTCTCCGCGGTGAAGTCGAAGCCGTCGAAGGCGGCCAGGACAGGAGCCGCCGCGGCCCCGTCCGCGCCCGCCAAGGTCAACGTGGACGTCCTTCCCTCCCGACGGGCCGCCGATCTTGGTGCGGGTGCGCTGCTGCGTGTCGAACGCGCCGACGACCGGGCCGAGAACGCCGCGGTTCGCCTCTCCGTCGACTACTCGGCCTTCGCCGAGGGTTACGGTGGCTCGTACGCCTCCCGGCTGCACCTCGTCCAGCTCCCGGCCTGTGCGACGGTCGCCACACCCGGCAGCAAGGCGTGCCCCGAGCTGCCGAAGCCGCTGCCGACGGTGAACGACGTCGAGGACCGCACCGTGTCCGCGACGGTCGTCGCCGCGCCCGCACCCGAGCCGGGTCCCTCGACCATGGCCGTCGAAGGCGCGCAGCTCGTCGCGCTCGCGGCCGGCCCCTCCTCGGCCCAGGGCACGTACAAGGCCACTCCGCTGTCCCCCTCGGCCAGCTGGAGCGTCGCCAACTCATCGGGTGGCTTCAGCTGGAGCTACCCGATGCGGACGGTGCCCACGCCGGGTGGCCAGTCCCCGAGCATCGGTCTCGGCTACTCATCACAGTCCGCCGACGGACGCACCTCGGTGACCAACAACCAGGGGTCCTGGGTCGGAGAGGGCTTCTCGTACGACCCGGGCTACATCGAGCGGCGTTACAAGCCGTGCTCCGACGACGGCCACTCCACTTCCGGTGAGCAGTGCTGGGCGTTCGACAACGCCTCGATCATGCTCAACGGCAGCTCGTCGGAGCTGATCAAGGACGACAAGACAGGGGAGTGGAAGTTCTCGTCCGACGACGGCACCAAGGTCGAGAAGGCCACCGGCGCGACGCACAACGGCGACAACGACGGCGAGCACTGGAAGGTCACCACCTCCGACGGTACCGAGTACTGGTTCGGGCTGAACCGCCTGCCCGGCTGGACCAGCGGCAAGGAGACGACGGGCTCCACCTGGACCGTCCCCGTCTTCGGTGACGACTCCGGCGAACCCTGCTACAACGCCACCTTCACCAGCGCCCACTGCAAGCAGGCGTGGCGCTGGAGCCTCGACTACGTCAAGGACACGCACGGCAACGTGATGTCCTACTTCTACGCTCCCGAGACGAACCACTACGCCTTGAACGGCAAGACGGACGTCAACGGCACCGCGTACCACCGGGGCGGTTACCTGAAGCGTGTCGACTACGGTCAGCGTGACGGTGCCGTGTACGCCGCCAAGGCGCCCGCCCGTGTCGTTTTCGAGGTCGCTGAACGCTGCCTGCCGACGGCGGACTTCGACTGCGCGGAGGCCAAGCGGACCGAGGCGAACGCCTCCCACTGGCCGGACACCCCTGTCGACCAGGAGTGCAAGGCGAACACGAAGTGCACCGTCGGCCAGACCTTCTGGACGACGAAGCGCCTGACCGGCATCACCACGCAGATGCGCAAGAGCGCAACCGAGTACCAGGATGTGGACGCGTGGACATTGACGCATCTGTTCACGGACAACGGTGACGACTCGAAGACTCTGTGGCTGACGAAGATCAACCACGAGGGACGGGTCGGTACCACGGCGAAACTGCCCACGCTGGAACTGTCCGGCGAGCAGCTCGCCAACCGGGTCGACGCCGTGGGCGACAACATCGCACCGTTCCACCGCTACCGGCTCGCCTCCGTCCTGAGCGAGACCGGGGCGCAGCTCGACATCAACTACGCACCGACCGAGTGCACCAAGGACGCGCTGCCCAAGCCGGGCGAGTCGACGAAGCGCTGCTACCCGGTCAAGTGGGCGCCCCCCGGCACCATCGAGCCCATCACGGACTGGTTCCACAAGTACGTGGTCGCCGAGATCGTCGAGACCGATCGCACCGGCGGCAGCGACTCGCTCGTCACCCGGTACAACTACAACGGTGACGCGGCCTGGCGCAAGGCCAAGCCGGACGGCATCACCGAGGACAAGTACCTCACGTGGGGCGGCTGGCAGGGCTACGGCAAGGTCACCGTCACCTCGGGCAGCGCCGACAAGCAGACCTCGCGGATCGACTACACGTATCTGCAGGGCATGGACGGCGACAAGAACGCGTCGGGCGGCACGCGTTCGGTGCAGGTCACGGACTCAACCGGAGTCACGTACACAGACTCGGAGGAGTTCACGGGCCACCAGCTCGAGGCACACACCTACGACGGGACCAAGCTGGTCTCCAAGGTGATCAACGAGCCGTGGAAGCACAACACGGCGACACAGACCCGCACCTGGGGCACCTCCCACTCGGTCATCGTCCGCTCCGACGTGGAACGCGGATACAGCCTCCTGTCCAACGGCGACTGGCGCGAGACGAAGAGCACCACGAAGTACGACACTGCGAACGGCACCGGCCGCGCGGTGGAGGTCGAGGACCTCGGCGACGTCTCCACGGCCGTCGACGACACCTGCACCCGCACCTGGTACGCGGACAATGCCGCCGCCAACATCCTCTCCCTGCCGTCGCGCAGTGAGGCCGTGGGTGTAAAGTGCTCGGTCACCCCGGACCGGAAGACCCAGGTCCATGCCGACGAGCGGACCTCGTACGACGGCAAGGCGTTCGGCGAGGCCCCGATTAAGGGCGACGCCACCAGGACCGAGCGCCTCACCGCCCACAACGGCACCACCGGCACGTACCAGGTCACCGGCACCACCACGTACGACGCCTTCGGTCGCCCGCTGTCCCAGACGGACGCTTCCGGGGCCGTGACCCGGACGGCGTACACCGATGTCAACGGCCTGATCTCGCAGACCAAGAACACCAATGCCCTCGGCCACGTCACGACCACCGACTACGCGCCCGCCTGGGGCATGTCGGCCGGTCAGACCGACCCGAACGGCAAGCGCACCGACCTGGCCTACGACGCCCTGGGCCGCCTGACGTCTGTCTGGCTGCCGGACCGGGCGAAGACCCAGACACCGAGCATCAAGTACTCGTACAACGTCCGCCGCGACAAGGTGACGGCGGTCAAGACGGAGAAGATCGAGAACGGTGGCTCGTACGGGGCCGAGTACCAGCTGTATGACAGCCTGCTGCGCCCGCGCCAGCTCCAGACGGAGGGCCCGGGCGGGACTCGCATGGTCGCGGACGCCTTCTACGACGGAACCGGTAAGGTCAAGAAGACCCATCTCACGTACAACGCGGCCAACCCTCCGTCGGACGAACTGCTGGAAGTCCACAACGGCGAGGTGGGCCAGCAGAGTTTGATGGAGTACGACGGCCTCGGCCGCCCGACGGCGCAGATCGTGGCCGTGTCGGGCGTCGAGCAGTGGCGGACCACCACCACGTACAACGGTGAGCGGACCACGGTCGACCCTCCGACGGGCGGCGTGCCCACCACCACCATCACGGACTTCGCGGGCAACACCAAGGAGATCTGGTACTACCGGGGCGATTCCCCGAACGGGCTGTCCGGCTACGACGTCACCAACTACACCTACACTCCGAAGAACCAGCTCAAGACGGTGACGGACGCCAAGGGCAACCAGTGGCGTTACGAATACGACCTGCTGGGCCGCAAGACGAAGAGCATCGACCCCGATGCGGGCACGTCCACGACGGTGTACGACGCGCTCGACCGTCCGGTGACGGCCACGGACAGCCGCGGCAAGAAGATCTCCACGGTCTACGACAAGCTCGGCCGCACCCTGTCCACGTGGCAGGGGGAGCCCACGACCGGCACCCGCCTCACGGAGACGCGCTACGACAAGGCAGGTCTTCTGGGGCACGCCTGGGCCGACATCAGCTACATCTCGCCGACGGAGTCGTTCGGCACCGTCATCATGACCTGGGACGACTTCTACCGTCCGCTGAAGACGAACTACGTGGTGCCCGCCTCGCAGGGGGCACTCGCCGGCTCGTACACCTTCACATCGGTCTACAACAGTGACGGCACCCTTCAGTCCACCGGTCTGCCTGCCGCGGGCGGCCTGCCGGCCGAAGTGCTCGTAAATGGCTACGACGAGCTGCAGCGCCCGACGACACTCACGGGCTCGACCCCGTATGTCACCAACACGATCTACTCCAACCAGAGCCATCTGCAGCAGCTGGAGCTGTCGACCGGTAGCGGCAAGAAGGTCTGGCAGACCTTCGACTACGAGACCGGCACCGATCGTCTGAAGCGCGTGGTGGTCGACGTCTACGGCGCGGCCGCACCGGCGAAGGAGGCGCACTACTCCTACGACCAGGCCGGCAACGTCCTTTCCATCGCGGACACGTCGAACGCTGCCTCGCCCGACGTGCAGTGCTTCGGCTACGACTCGCGCCAGCGCCTCGCCGAGGCGTGGAGCCCCGCCTCCACCGTGGCCGACGCCTCAGGAAGCGGCTCGATCGGTTCGGCGGCGCCAGTGGCAGGCAAGGGCCCGACGGCCTGCCAGGCCGCCCCGGGCGCGAACCCGCTCGGTGGGCCGGCTCCGTACTGGAAGTCGTACGTCACCGACGCCATCGGCAACCGGACGTCCGAGACGGTCCACGACGCAAGCCTCGACCCGACGAAGAACATCACCCGCACCTACAGCTACGGCGGCGCGGGAACCCTCGGTGACGGCCCGCACCAGCTGACCAAGGTCGTCGAGAACACCCCGACCGGCGATCGGCAGTCGACCTACGAGTACGACAACACCGGCAACACCACCAAGCGCACGATCGGCGGCGACGCCCAGGTGCTGGAGTGGACGGACACCGGCAAGCTCGCCAAGGCGACGGAGGCCGACGGGTCGGAGACGACCTATCTGTACGACAGCGGCGGCAACCGGGTCCAGCGCAAGGACCCGACGGGCACGACGGTGTACCTGCCCGGCATGGAGCTGAAGCTCTCGGCCGACGGCACCAAGGAGGAAGCCACCCGCTACTACTCGCACGCGGGCCAGACGGTCGCGGTGCGCACGAACGACGGCAAGGTGTCGTTCATCGCCTCCGACCACCACGGCACAGGTGAAGTCGCCATCGACGCCGCGACGGGCTCGATCTCGCAGCGCCGCTTCGACCCGTTTGGTGTCGAACGGGGCGAGGCGACCGGCACATGGCCGGGTGAGAAGGGCTATGTCGGCGGCACGATGGACAAGTCGACCGGGCTGACACATCTGGGCGCGCGCGAGTACGACGCGGTCATCGGCAGGTTCATTTCCGTCGACCCGATCATCGAACACACGCAGCCGCAGCAGATCAACGGCTACAACTACGCCAACAACTCCCCAGTGACCCATGCCGATCCGAGCGGCATGATCATTCCCGAGTGTCTCGAGGGTCGCATCGAGTGCAGTGGCGGACAGCCCGTACGCCCCGGCTCGATCGATGATGCGGACAAGGATGTCGATGACGCGGAGGACGAGCTAGCAGGGGCACAGGGCCAGCAGACTGCTGCCAAGCAGCGCATCAAGGCGGCAGGCAAGGCCCTGGTGCAGATCGCTCGGGACCTCCTGGGTGTCGACGCCGCCCTTGACTGTGTCTCCAGCGGCGACATGGGCGCCTGCGGCGAGACATTGCTCAACATCGCGGGCAGCTTCGCCGGCGGTATCGCGGGCAAGATCCTCGCCAAGTACGGCGCACCGTGGAACTGGGCTAAGGGCGCCAAACTCGCGAAGCGCGTCGTCGGCCTGGTGGGCGACCTGATAGGTGGCGTCAAGGACCTGTGGGCGGCCAACAAGGCGGTCAGCAAGGCCCAGGACGGTTTGGCCAAGGCGAAGGACGCCCTGGCGGCGGCCAAGGCGAAGGCAGCAGCCGCCCTGAAGAAGGGCAAGTGTCACAGCTTCCTGCCCGGCACGGAGGTCCTTCTCGCCGACGGCACGACCAAACCGATCGAGGACGTCGCACTCGGTGACAAGGTCACTGTCACCGACCCCGAAACCGGTGAGACGACCATCCGCGAGGTAGCGGGCACGATCGTCACCGAGGACGACAAGCACTTCGTCGACCTCACCATCACCGGTGCCTCGGGCATTCCTGAGGCATTGATTGCCACCACGACGCATCCGTTCTGGGTCGTGTCCAAGGGCGAGTGGATCGAGGCGGGCGACCTCCTCCGCGGCATGACTCTGCGCACCCCTGCGGGTGACATCGTCGAGGTGACGGACACGCGCCACTTTGACCAGCGTCAGCGCACCCATGATCTGACCATCACCGGTATCCACACGTACTATGTGCTCGCGGGGGCTACACCGGTCCTGGTTCACAATTGTGGTGGTGCGCTAGAGGGCGCTCAGGGAGTCGCTGATGCGTCAGCTTCCATTCGCCCTTCCGCAGCAAGGCCAGCGGTTGCGGAAGCGATTCAGTTGCCGAGTGGGCGGGTCATAGCGAGTGCCAGTGTTCGCGGAGCAACGGTTCGCATACACCCGGCCGTTCAGGCAGTCCTCAACACGGTTGCTCCCGGCGCCCGCGGCGTCGGTCATGGACAATGTGGGATGGCTGTATGTCTCTCGCAGGCGCTCTTTAGCGGAGAGAGCCCAATGGGAGCCGATGCGGCAGCAGTCCTGATCAGAGGCGACGTTGGTCACCCCAAGCACGGATTCCCGGTGGGCCCGTGTAATAGCTGCAAGGCTCTTTCTGAGCACTTCAACCTCAACTTCTTGACAGGTGACTAG
- a CDS encoding SUKH-3 domain-containing protein: MSELSEEAERALLLAGWTPGRCVDTSAWRARLEDSGFVMHEAAESFLSEFGGLSFEYGGDGISRAREAFELDPLLALGEDDRFSEWGELTGVTLFPIGELDQGRYFLGLDEAGTIYLVADWLAQFGVGLNGMESLILGVAPEVLYDCYPQP; this comes from the coding sequence GTGAGTGAGCTATCCGAAGAGGCTGAGCGGGCACTCCTGCTCGCAGGTTGGACGCCTGGCCGGTGCGTTGATACATCGGCCTGGCGTGCCCGACTGGAGGACTCTGGATTCGTCATGCACGAGGCGGCCGAGAGCTTCCTCTCCGAATTTGGTGGCCTGTCTTTCGAGTACGGCGGTGATGGGATTTCGCGGGCGCGAGAAGCCTTCGAACTTGATCCACTACTCGCACTCGGCGAGGATGACAGATTTAGCGAGTGGGGTGAATTGACCGGGGTGACACTGTTCCCGATTGGTGAACTCGATCAGGGCAGGTACTTCCTTGGTCTCGATGAAGCGGGGACGATCTACCTTGTAGCCGATTGGCTCGCGCAGTTTGGTGTGGGCCTCAACGGGATGGAAAGTCTCATTCTGGGCGTCGCGCCAGAAGTGCTCTACGATTGCTATCCGCAACCTTGA
- a CDS encoding tyrosine-type recombinase/integrase yields MTAPKGKARANGEGTIYQRKDGRWEAAGYVLAADGSRKRVRVYGTIRKEAADKLAGKIADSNRGLPVATADSTVGEYLAYWLGSVAVHQLRENTHTRYGTCIRLYLIPGLGRKKLARLTTRDVRTFLDRLRTTCQCCAQGLDTVRKRCCTIDQCCRKVLSPLTVTYVHSVLKSALEHAVREDELPRNVARNVKTVAPRPRRFQPLTAAEARQLLHTAGGDRLHALYELALRTGLRKGELLGLHWEDLDLDAGTASIRRSLQRTRTSGLTALPTKTRASERRIALPTGCVQSLKSHRERQEKERAVPGTGWKERGLVFTTPTGGPLDPANLTRRFRGLLDRAGLRRIRFHDLRHSTATLLLEQGVDLVVIKELLGHAHIGVTAGVYAHVKLRLQRQAIDTLNDALDDHPADSPPTAAVR; encoded by the coding sequence ATGACGGCCCCGAAGGGGAAGGCCCGCGCAAACGGCGAGGGCACCATCTACCAGCGCAAGGACGGACGCTGGGAGGCCGCCGGCTACGTCCTCGCCGCCGACGGCAGCCGCAAGCGCGTGCGCGTCTACGGGACCATCAGGAAGGAAGCTGCGGACAAGCTCGCCGGGAAGATCGCAGACAGCAACCGCGGTCTCCCCGTCGCAACAGCAGACAGCACTGTGGGCGAGTACCTTGCCTACTGGCTCGGCAGCGTCGCCGTCCATCAGCTCCGCGAGAACACGCACACTCGATACGGCACCTGCATCCGCCTCTACCTCATCCCCGGGCTGGGCAGGAAGAAGCTCGCCCGCCTGACCACACGGGACGTGCGAACCTTCCTTGACCGGCTCCGCACCACCTGCCAGTGCTGCGCCCAGGGGCTGGACACCGTCCGGAAGCGCTGCTGCACCATCGACCAGTGCTGCCGCAAGGTGCTGTCGCCGCTGACCGTGACCTACGTGCACTCGGTCCTGAAGTCCGCTCTGGAACACGCCGTCCGCGAGGACGAGCTGCCCCGCAACGTCGCCCGGAACGTCAAGACCGTGGCACCCCGCCCGAGACGCTTCCAGCCCCTCACAGCAGCCGAGGCCCGACAGCTCCTCCATACGGCGGGCGGTGACAGGCTGCACGCGCTGTACGAACTCGCCCTGCGCACCGGCCTCCGCAAAGGCGAACTCCTCGGCCTCCACTGGGAAGACCTCGACCTCGACGCAGGCACCGCCAGCATCCGACGCTCCCTCCAGCGCACCCGCACCAGCGGCCTGACCGCCCTGCCCACCAAGACCCGCGCATCCGAACGCCGCATCGCCCTGCCCACGGGGTGCGTCCAGTCGTTGAAGAGCCACCGGGAACGCCAGGAGAAGGAGCGCGCCGTCCCCGGAACGGGCTGGAAGGAACGAGGGCTCGTCTTCACCACCCCCACCGGTGGCCCCCTCGACCCCGCCAACCTCACCCGCCGCTTCCGCGGCCTCCTCGACCGCGCAGGGCTCCGCCGCATCCGCTTCCACGACCTACGACACTCGACCGCCACCCTGCTGCTGGAGCAGGGCGTCGACCTCGTCGTCATCAAAGAACTCCTCGGTCACGCCCACATAGGCGTCACCGCCGGCGTCTACGCCCACGTGAAGCTCCGCCTCCAACGTCAAGCCATCGACACCCTCAACGACGCTCTCGACGACCACCCTGCCGACTCACCTCCGACAGCAGCCGTCCGCTGA
- a CDS encoding helix-turn-helix domain-containing protein translates to MRDDELLTVPEVMARLKIGRSALYNLIRSRRLASLTIGRARRIPVHALTDYIQLHLEGAAR, encoded by the coding sequence GTGCGTGACGACGAACTCCTCACCGTGCCCGAAGTGATGGCCCGCCTTAAGATCGGCCGATCCGCTCTCTACAACCTGATCCGCAGCCGCCGTCTCGCCTCGCTCACGATCGGCCGCGCCCGCCGCATCCCCGTCCACGCGCTCACCGACTACATCCAGCTGCATCTGGAAGGGGCCGCCCGATGA